GGGCTTCGCGGTGGCCGCGGGTGTCGCGCTCGCCGACCTCGGCGGGGGACGGACCAGCGGCACGCCGGACGACGGGGACAGTCCGTGGCTGTTGTACACCGTGATCGGGGTGTCGGCGTTGGTGATCGCGCTGGCCGTGCCACTTCTGCTGCGGGCCCGGAATGCGGCACCGAGCAGTGCGACTGCGGCTGCCCCGGCAGAGCCCGGCAGGGCCCGCGTCGCCGCCTCGCGTATCCATGCCGGTTACCCCGCGTCGACGGCGCGTTCGGCGACATCGCGGGTCTCCTCGGCCGCGGTGGATCGGCTGCTGCTGCGCTGTGGCCTCGGGATCCTCACTGCGATGGGCGCGGCCTATATCGCCGTCGCGATCGCCACGCATCTGATGGCCGTCGACTCCGACGGCGCGGCGTGGGCGTTGTACGCCGTGGCGGGCGTGCTGACGCTCGGCATGGTGGCGATTCCGGTGCTGTTGCTGCGGCAGTTGCCGTCGCAGCAGGCTGACTGACCCTCCCGCGCGACCGATCGGCGGGTGTATGACGCGCCCACCGGGATGCACGTGAGTGGCCGCTCGCCCGCCGAACATCGGATGCGTGAGTACGGTTTGTTCGGTGCAGCTCGGGGTCCTGGGCCCTCTGCGTTTCCGGCAGTTCGGGCTTCCGGTCGCGATCCCTTTCGCCAAGCCGCGTTCCATCCTGACGATGCCCGGGTTGTACGGCGGCGCCGTCGTTCCCGGTGACACACTCATCGATCCGCTGTGGGGCCGCGTATGCTCCGCGCACCGCTGCCAAGCCGCTCCAGACCCACGTCTCGCCCCTGCGACGCGCACTCGGCGACGGGGGTTCGTTCTTACGCACGGCACTGGCTGGACCCTCACCGACGCGGAGATCGACGCCGACTGCCGCCCGGGTGACCTGCGCCGGCCTGGTTTTGTGCGGAATTGCATGCTTCTGGCCGAAATCTGCTGCAATTCCGCACAAATGAGAGCCGCGTGAGCCACAGCGGGGGAGGGGAGTGCCACCAGCTCAACGCAGAAAGCGATCGGGCTCAATGCAGAAAGCGATCGGGGCCGCCACCTCAAAGGTGACGGCCCCGATCGCGTTCGGTGCTGAGTCGGCTAGTGCCCGTGCCCGTTTCCGTGCCCGTTGCCCGTGCCGTGCTCGTTGTCCTGGTATTCCTTCAGGGCCGTGAGCGCCTTGTGCTCGGCCGCGTGTGCGGCGTCGGTCAGCGCCCGGTCCTCGGAGACAGGATCGGCGAACAGGAAGCTGCCGGAACCCGGTGCACCACCGGAGCCGAGCTTGTTCATCTTCTTCGGCAGTGCCGCGCCCTGGTACTCGAGCGGAATCGGATGACCATGGTCATCGACCGGGCCGATCGGCTGATGCAGCTCGATGTAGGCACCGTGCGGCAGCCGCTTGATGATGCCCGTCTCGATGCCGTGCTCAAGCACATCGCGGTCGCTGCGCTGCAGCGCGATGGCCCAGCGGTAGGCGATGAAGTACACCAGCGGCGGGACGACCACCATGCCGATGCGGCCGATCCACGTGGTCGCGTTCAGCGAGATGTGGAACTTCAGCGCGATGACGTCGTTCATCGCGGAGAGGGTCAACACCATGTAGAGCGCGATGGCCATGGCGCCGATCGCCGTGCGGACCGGTGCATCACGCGGACGCTGCAGCAGGTTGTGGTGGGCGTAGTCGCCAGTGAACTTCTTCTCCAGGAACGGCCACGCGATCAGCAGGCCGAACACCAGACCCATGAGCAGCGCCACCCACGTCGAGGCGGGGATGGTGTGGCCGAACGGGTAGAGCTCCCACGGCGGGAAGATACGCGCCAGGCCTTCCGTCCACATCATGTAGAAGTCAGGCTGCGAACCCGCGGACACCTGCGAGGGCCGGTAGGGGCCCAGGTCCCAGATCGGGTTGATCTGGAGCAGACCGCCCATGAGGCCGAGGATGCCGGTGACCATCGCGAAGAACGCGCCGGACTTGACGGCGAACACCGGCATGACACGCACGCCGACGACGTTGGTCTCCGTGCGGCCGGGGCCGGGGAACTGCGTGTGCTTCTGGAACCACACCAGCGCCATGTGCGCACCGATCAGCGCCAGGATGATGCCCGGGATGATCAGGATGTGCAGCGCGTACATACGCGGGATGAAGATGCCGATCGAGCAGTCGTTGCCGACGCCGCCACAGGGGAAGTCGCCGCCGAACAGTGCCCAGTGCAACCAGGTGCCGATGACCGGCATGCCCAGGCTGATCGAGCTCATCGCGGCGCGCAGGCCGATGCCGGACAGCAGGTCGTCGGGCAGCGAGTAGCCGAAGTAACCCTCGAACATCGCCAGGATCAGCAGCAGCGAGCCGATGACCCAGTTGGCCTCACGCGGTCGGCGGAATGCGCCGGTGAAGAAGATGCGCGCGAGGTGCACCATGATCGACGCCGCGAACAGCAGGGCCGCCCAGTGGTGGATCTGCCGGACGAACAGACCGCCGCGGACTTCGAAGCTGATGTCCAGGGCCGAGGCGTAGGCCCGCGACATCTCGATGCCGCGCAGGGGCTGGTACACGCCCTGGTAGGTGACCTCAGCCATCGACGGGTCGAAGAACAGCGTCAGGTAGACGCCGGTGATCAACAGGACGATGAAGCTGTAGAGGGCGATCTCACCCAGCAGGAAGGACCAGTGGGTGGGGAAGACCTTGTTGAGCTGTCGCCGGACCGCCGCGGACGGGTGATACCGCGAGTCCATCGCGTCACCCTGCTTGGCCAGCCGCTCACCGATTGCCGAACTCATGATTTGCGCTCCCAGAAGGCCGGGCCGACAGGTTCGATGAAGTCACCGTTGGCCACCAGGTAGCCCTCGGTGTTGATCGTGATGGGCAGCTGTGCCAGGGCACGGGCCGCGGGTCCGAACGTGGGCTTTGCGAAATGAAGCGCGTCGAAC
The DNA window shown above is from Mycolicibacterium confluentis and carries:
- the qcrB gene encoding cytochrome bc1 complex cytochrome b subunit; translated protein: MSSAIGERLAKQGDAMDSRYHPSAAVRRQLNKVFPTHWSFLLGEIALYSFIVLLITGVYLTLFFDPSMAEVTYQGVYQPLRGIEMSRAYASALDISFEVRGGLFVRQIHHWAALLFAASIMVHLARIFFTGAFRRPREANWVIGSLLLILAMFEGYFGYSLPDDLLSGIGLRAAMSSISLGMPVIGTWLHWALFGGDFPCGGVGNDCSIGIFIPRMYALHILIIPGIILALIGAHMALVWFQKHTQFPGPGRTETNVVGVRVMPVFAVKSGAFFAMVTGILGLMGGLLQINPIWDLGPYRPSQVSAGSQPDFYMMWTEGLARIFPPWELYPFGHTIPASTWVALLMGLVFGLLIAWPFLEKKFTGDYAHHNLLQRPRDAPVRTAIGAMAIALYMVLTLSAMNDVIALKFHISLNATTWIGRIGMVVVPPLVYFIAYRWAIALQRSDRDVLEHGIETGIIKRLPHGAYIELHQPIGPVDDHGHPIPLEYQGAALPKKMNKLGSGGAPGSGSFLFADPVSEDRALTDAAHAAEHKALTALKEYQDNEHGTGNGHGNGHGH
- a CDS encoding DUF2561 family protein, with the translated sequence MVSIRERANGWSPEVIDRALIVACAVAWLLALGFAVAAGVALADLGGGRTSGTPDDGDSPWLLYTVIGVSALVIALAVPLLLRARNAAPSSATAAAPAEPGRARVAASRIHAGYPASTARSATSRVSSAAVDRLLLRCGLGILTAMGAAYIAVAIATHLMAVDSDGAAWALYAVAGVLTLGMVAIPVLLLRQLPSQQAD